Proteins encoded together in one Vanessa tameamea isolate UH-Manoa-2023 chromosome 28, ilVanTame1 primary haplotype, whole genome shotgun sequence window:
- the LOC113396750 gene encoding uncharacterized protein DDB_G0286591-like: MMKIFLIIFIFECALGDEESYEKFIDLLPEEEKREFLDRVARRILEEINTDNVPDKSQVEIPDDQLEVHDAYVKDILKEETDRLKDEKKIGDSVRMEEPSDDGDNGDDNNRHIDLTLRTGKRSKRKNVDHELETTIEMPFNVIPVEDVHDNETNVEASNEELKEKSITIRETNFTSNNNKNESDLSLFLVREDLPQTLNSNLRKTFLTDNIDTETSTNDTKFDNNSLAKEDLNMNSEITMLSSKKEIDKTTSEYIKKDEPSDNERDDFEEEVRTDASATVGSNISTTAFTIHTIISNEKTNSSDFKTVTVQQMETENTSEIFNHPFQRMGALNINENVSNVVDTTTINIDDLKIDSSIQLTTSPNDISKVNHSDNITKILKITNNEETQATNSILNSTSVRKTEDVESADLINEENNSNYKIEDPKTRLRSGSEDIEDSKEDNKVLIKKLHNKTGLGNEYEVYEIAPEKTPFTLINNVKINEQQHYVPIYEYAPEKAYFRPYDRFGPNIESVEQEYIQNYNNIRDNIDEENTHEFIVPNKRSRFASYNKNNHRPYKIQNNNFPNNKGNSKIYGFMKPVNYLNQKMYYNPYDYFDLDYNNRYNGRSFLRKSKYRSKYKPFPNSDEQDHPYNSIYKSKTLKDHVGAIRNILYLQQVFGYVPTIDRENRKFDERSKKNRYEYFFENPRSDDIGIDYYYDRDITKSTEKSIRGNISKFKLFKKLKNKEPIRNLQTNINSINQKQTSGLSSNENANKLNDILEDENKFSSFFDALLNVTEDNIRFDNEGLQHYDWLKTSVDIQSAVRKLLKLAESLQYAEHIHPKDLELLKYSLYQFKSSQVILRDGPKKSFGRNVKKRKQKTGILPKGNRNRNRIKQPLKLWKDFAKYLRTANNDGSEQKMTLLYDFEDFLQKVLYYLNEFHDAVKHVAIVTRFQDQNWFYDLKQIFFKNATRKELGQVILHLSLVNLLDRVEEDAVNGSEINFREFVENNSRAVNNTRKEFIFVLRILKELSRLNVY; this comes from the exons atgatgaaaatattccTGATCATATTCATTTTTGAATGTGCCCTCGGTGATGAAGAGAGTTACGAGAAATTTATCGATCTATTACCCGAGGAGGAAAAGCGAGAATTTTTGGATCGGGTTGCGAGAAGGATTCTAGAAGAAATAAATACTGATAATGTACCCGATAAATCACAGGTTGAAATCCCTGATGATCAACTTGAAGTTCACGATGCGTACGTAAAAGACATTCTAAAAGAAGAAACGGATCGTTTAAAAGATGAAAAGAAAATAGGAGATTCTGTGAGAATGGAGGAACCTAGTGATGATGGTGATAATGGTGATGATAATAATAGGCATATAGATTTGACTTTACGCACTGGAAAGAGATCAAAGAGAAAAAATGTAGATCATGAATTGGAAACTACAATTGAAATGCCTTTTAATGTTATCCCAGTTGAAGATGTTCATGATAATGAAACAAACGTTGAAGCTTCAAACgaagaattaaaagaaaaatctattaCAATACGAGAAACTAATTTTacaagcaataataataaaaatgaaagtgaTTTATCCCTTTTCTTAGTTCGAGAAGATTTACCGCAAACTTTAAATAGCAATCTACGAAAAACATTTCTAACTGATAATATTGATACAGAAACATCAACAAATGATacaaaatttgataataatagtttagcaaaagaagatttaaatatgaatagtgAAATAACTATGTTATCATCTAAAAAAGAAATAGATAAAACAACGAGtgagtatattaaaaaagatgaaCCTAGTGACAATGAAAGAGATGATTTCGAAGAAGAAGTAAGAACAGATGCATCCGCAACTGTTGGTAGCAATATTTCAACTACAGCATTTACGATACACACAATTATTTCAAACGAAAAAACAAATTCGAGTGACTTTAAAACTGTTACCGTCCAGCAAATGGAAACAGAAAACACTTCTGAAATCTTCAATCATCCATTTCAAAGAATGGGGgcgttaaatattaatgaaaatgtatctAACGTCGTTGATACAACTACGATCAACATTGATGATCTTAAAATTGATAGTTCAATTCAATTAACTACATCGCCAAACGACATTTCTAAAGTAAACCATTctgataatattacaaagattcttaaaattactaataatgaAGAAACTCAAGCtacaaatagtattttaaattccaCTTCAGTAAGAAAAACTGAGGACGTTGAAAGTGCTGACCTAATAAATGAAGAGAATAATTCGAATTATAAGATTGAAGATCCTAAGACAAGATTACGTTCAGGATCAGAAGACATAGAAGATTCAAAGGAAGATAAcaaggtattgataaaaaaattacacaataaaacTGGATTAGGAAACGAATATGAAGTATACGAAATTG CTCCAGAAAAAACCCCatttacattgataaataatgttaaaataaatgaacagcAACACTATGTACCGATATACGAATATGCTCCTGAAAAAGCTTATTTCAGACCATATGATAGATTTGGGCCAAACATTGAAAGTGTTGAAcaagaatatatacaaaattataataacattcgaGATAATATAGACGAAGAGAATACTCATGAATTTATTGTACCAAATAAACGAAGTCGATTTGCAAGCTATAATAAGAATAATCATAGgccatataaaatacaaaacaataattttccaaataatAAAGGAAATTCTAAAATCTATGGTTTCATGAAacctgtaaattatttaaatcaaaaaatgtattacaatccATACGATTATTTTGATCTGGATTACAACAATCGTTATAATGGTAGATCGTTTTTAAGAAAGAGCAAATATCGATCGAAATACAAGCCATTTCCTAATTCAGATGAACAGGATCATccttataattcaatatacaaaagtaaaacattaaaagatCACGTCGGTGCtatcagaaatatattataccttCAGCAAGTGTTCGGTTATGTGCCAACGATAGATAGGGAGAACCGCAAATTTGATGAACGATCTAAGAAAAATAGATATGAATACTTTTTCGAAAATCCTCGAAGCGATGACATTGGTATAGATTACTATTACGATAGAGATATAACGAAAAGTACAGAAAAATCAATCAGAGGAAACAtatccaaattcaaattatttaaaaaactaaaaaataaagaacCAATTAGAAATttgcaaacaaatataaattctatcaaTCAAAAACAAACTTCGGGCTTGAGTAGTAAtgaaaatgcaaataaattaaacgatataCTAGAAGATGAAAACAAATTTAGTTCATTTTTCGATGCACTTTTGAATGTAACAGAAGATAACATAAGATTTGATAATGAGGGTTTACAACATTATGATTGGTTGAAAACATCAGTAGATATTCAATCAGCAGTAAGAAAGTTGTTGAAATTAGC agAAAGTCTACAATACGCTGAACATATACATCCCAAAGATCTTGAACTTTTGAAATACAGCttgtatcaatttaaatcatcCCAAGTGATATTACGAGATGGCCCAAAAAAGAGTTTTGgtagaaatgttaaaaaacgaaaacaaaagaCAGGTATCCTGCCCAAAGGTAACAGAAACCGAAACAGAATCAAACAGCCCTTGAAACTTTGGAAAGATTTCGCGAAGTATTTAAGAACTGCTAATAACGATGGCAGTGAACAAAAAATGACTCTTTTGTATGATTTTGAAGATTTCCTTCAAAAAGTACTTTATTATTTGAACGAG TTCCACGATGCTGTTAAACACGTAGCAATTGTGACGAGGTTCCAAGACCAAAATTGGTTTTATGACCTTAAACAGATATTCTTCAAAAATGCCACGAGAAAAGAACTCGGACAGGTGATACTACATCTGAGCCTGGTTAATCTTCTGGATCGCGTCGAGGAAGACGCTGTTAATGGATCAGAAATCAATTTTAGGGAATTCGTGGAGAATAACTCGAGAGCTGTTAATAACACTAGGAAggaatttatattcgttttgcgtattttaaaagaattaagtagattaaatgtttattaa
- the LOC113396808 gene encoding uncharacterized protein LOC113396808, whose protein sequence is MATILLRSVLFVILSIYVFGDEIEMEVQSGAIMKMLREMVNQSSSDSLNLPANSTSIRENITDTFSCENRTYGYYADVDNDCQIFHVCLPSQTPSGRNVTFKWSFICPKETVFNQEVLVCTREIDSIPCEESPDFYDLNMEIGKMVNPETIKEEEEPKKEAEIIPTKKENRQPSRKKQNIIMQALLQEAEPIEQLIDEVLVDETTVKSYEELETSEFKPQLEEPNVEIDERIGTERSLKRTGRKISRGSMKFRSDV, encoded by the exons atggcgACAATATTACTTCGAAGTGTGTTATTCGtgatattatcaatttatgtGTTCGGAGATGAAATTGAGATGGAGGTGCAAAGCGGAGCGATTATGAAGATGCTGAGG GAAATGGTCAACCAGTCGAGTTCAGATTCATTGAATTTACCGGCAAACTCTACGTCTATCAGAGAAAACATAACCGATACATTCAG TTGCGAGAATCGAACTTACGGCTACTACGCTGATGTGGACAATGACTGTCAGATCTTCCACGTGTGTCTTCCATCGCAGACTCCCTCAGGGCGCAACGTCACCTTTAAATGGAGTTTTATATGTCCCAAAGAAACTGTTTTTAATCAG gaAGTGTTAGTCTGCACACGAGAAATTGATTCGATCCCATGCGAAGAATCACCTGACTTCTACGATCTGAACATGGAAATAGGTAAAATGGTTAATCCAGAAACGataaaagaagaagaagaaccGAAAAAAGAAGCAGAAATAATACCCACAAAGAAAGAAAACCGACAACCCAGTCGTAAAAAGCAGAACATAATCATGCAAGCATTATTACAAGAAGCTGAACCAATAGAACAGCTAATAGACGAAGTACTAGTCGATGAAACAACTGTTAAATCGTATGAAGAATTGGAGACGAGCGAATTTAAACCTCAACTCGAAGAGCCTAATGTTGAAATCGACGAAAGAATCGGTACTGAGAGAAGTCTAAAGAGAACGGGAAGGAAAATTTCGAGGGGATCAATGAAGTTCAGATCTGATGTctga
- the LOC113396806 gene encoding zinc finger protein 62 homolog: protein MSEDIETYCRLCAEPTPVDQLISPEEHEVFTPKVATKLSWINIDISKPNELPKTICFSCFTLLDRTWTFLNNVRTAQEKLKAIFVKISQQNNEQTCEETRAKLPNIPGKPIDTNWEDFQRPKLEIKIEESTENPEVLLQKTVSITNENSGDNGAVKTENDTDYEDLLIESNNCYLSSSDSDSPLKKIAKKKKVSRKRNKDSKFESDSTEIPIDILSLNITWDNQTCRCAKCDILCQSIISLQLHSLQIHNQCCLFKCIECEKIVSTYRSIVRHVRTHNSALRHCCEYCNKVFLRTSELNLHKVKDHKDIYKTKCTYCGASFETPEELKEHKTIFFNGSKKSSKEIKIINSDKHTDCKCDLCDKVFKNRQNLYQHRVLHTERSRNFACHVCGKMYYTKGSLSAHMRTHEESRRYKCDHCPRAFHAKGNLISHLSLHSGLKPFICEQCGKSFRAKRHLISHSIIHTDLRPYVCEYCNKTFRFKTRLNLHVRQHTGVRPYKCVYCQHDFTNGSNYKKHMYRRHGIDTSSRNKYKVVVNKEDNEETKV, encoded by the coding sequence ATGTCTGAAGATATAGAAACTTATTGTCGACTTTGTGCAGAACCAACTCCTGTAGATCAATTAATATCACCGGAAGAACATGAAGTGTTTACTCCAAAGGTAGCAACCAAACTATCTTGGATAAACATTGATATATCAAAGCCTAACGAACTTCCTAAAACAATATGCTTCTCGTGCTTCACTCTGTTAGACAGAACATGGACTTTCTTAAACAACGTAAGGACTGCAcaagaaaaattaaaagcaatatttGTTAAGATATCGCAACAAAACAATGAACAAACTTGTGAGGAAACGCGTGCAAAACTTCCGAATATTCCAGGGAAACCAATAGACACAAACTGGGAAGACTTCCAAAGACCTAAACTAGAGATTAAAATAGAAGAATCTACAGAAAACCCTGAGGTATTGCTTCAAAAAACTGTCAGCATCACCAACGAAAACTCCGGTGACAACGGCGCCGTAAAGACTGAAAACGATACAGACTACGAAGATCTTCTTATTGAGTCCAATAATTGCTACTTGAGCTCATCAGATAGTGATtcacctttaaaaaaaattgcgaaaaagaaaaaagtaagtcgaaaaagaaataaagattctaaatttgaatccGATAGTACTGAGATACCTATTGATAttctttctttaaatattacatggGACAATCAAACGTGTAGATGTGCAAAGTGTGACATACTCTGCCAAAGTATTATATCCTTACAGCTTCATTCTCTACAAATTCACAACCAATgctgtttatttaaatgcatCGAATGCGAGAAAATTGTCAGTACATACAGATCCATCGTCAGGCACGTACGGACACACAACAGTGCACTGAGACATTGCTGTGAATATTGTAATAAGGTGTTCTTACGGACATCGGAACTCAATTTACACAAAGTGAAAGATCATAaagacatttataaaacaaagtgtaCGTACTGTGGTGCATCATTTGAAACACCAGAAGAATTAAAGGAACACAAGACTATATTTTTCAATGGATCAAAGAAATCATCAAAggaaattaaaatcataaatagtGATAAACACACAGATTGCAAATGTGATCTCTgtgataaagtatttaaaaaccgTCAGAATCTATACCAGCATCGAGTTCTACATACGGAAAGGAGTAGGAACTTTGCTTGTCATGTCTGCGGTAAAATGTATTACACTAAAGGTAGCCTCAGTGCCCATATGAGGACACACGAAGAATCCAGGCGGTACAAATGCGACCATTGTCCGAGAGCCTTTCATGCAAAGGGGAATCTCATCTCTCACTTAAGCTTACATTCCGGTTTGAAACCATTCATATGTGAACAGTGCGGTAAAAGTTTTAGGGCTAAACGTCATTTGATCTCACATTCTATCATACACACAGACTTAAGACCTTATGTTTGTgaatattgcaataaaacatTCCGTTTTAAAACACGTTTAAATCTCCATGTTCGTCAGCACACTGGTGTGAGGCCGTACAAATGTGTGTACTGTCAACATGACTTCACAAATGGgtcgaattataaaaaacatatgtatagaCGGCACGGTATCGACACTTCTTCTAGGAATAAGTATAAAGTAGTTGTAAATAAAGAAGATAATGAAGAAACTAAAGTATAA